A region from the Corynebacterium halotolerans YIM 70093 = DSM 44683 genome encodes:
- a CDS encoding MFS transporter yields the protein MHSPGRAAWMIAVAAAAAFLATFNETFLNVAFTPIMEDFNVDVNTVQWLTTGYLLVAAVFVPVSNVLYHRFPTRPLFVAVVAIMVVGSVVGALAPTFSVLLIARLLQAIGTGLLTPIGMNITLAVSPREKLGLNMGIMAAMTTLGPSLAIVLSGALLTVAPWTTLMWVFGGLTLIVLLAGAIALRNVAELGRQVLDILSFLLVAVGLVGILYGVSSAFSGTALYAGVSAVIGLLALWMFVIRQRRIEHPLIDLRPFSSAPFVFGVLMTMLGLLFVFAMNVTIPLFLQAAHGMAPLGASLALAPGILLTVVMGPVAGRLFDRHGGRWSIPLGFLIMAVFVTLVGVAAGYSSILLFALLYIPAVLATAFVIGPSQTFALSHLDRETSPHGVTVVSTSFQIAGCVGTSLAAGIYGALTTANLNAGNNEFDSLLTGFRGAVVLVVVTSLIGILLAFLAYRSAQSQRSTDTAQSPENTVESIMKSDVYALSSDQTVLEALQTFAERGISGAPIIDTDGSLAGFLSDGDVMRYLSAAHPSSTSIYSYAIGADEDLEQAMSDLAGLNVMKLATHDVLTIDVGSSIADAVAAVSDAHIKKVPVVRGENGQVVGIVSRSAINRLAIAGYLHTRGEAPQMADATAR from the coding sequence TGGATGATCGCGGTCGCGGCCGCCGCCGCGTTCCTCGCCACCTTCAACGAGACCTTCCTCAATGTCGCCTTCACGCCGATCATGGAGGACTTCAACGTCGACGTGAACACCGTCCAGTGGCTGACCACCGGCTATCTGCTGGTTGCCGCCGTGTTCGTACCGGTCTCGAACGTCCTCTACCACCGGTTCCCCACCCGCCCGCTGTTCGTCGCCGTCGTCGCGATCATGGTGGTCGGCTCGGTGGTGGGCGCCCTCGCCCCGACCTTCAGCGTGCTCCTCATCGCACGCCTGCTGCAGGCCATCGGCACAGGCCTTCTCACGCCCATCGGCATGAACATCACCCTGGCTGTCTCGCCGCGCGAGAAGCTGGGGCTCAACATGGGCATCATGGCTGCAATGACCACGCTGGGGCCGTCACTGGCGATCGTCCTGTCCGGCGCGCTTCTGACCGTTGCCCCGTGGACCACCCTGATGTGGGTCTTCGGTGGCCTCACCCTCATCGTGCTGCTGGCCGGCGCAATTGCTCTGCGCAATGTCGCTGAGCTGGGTCGCCAGGTTCTCGACATCCTGTCGTTCCTGCTCGTGGCAGTGGGCCTGGTCGGCATCCTCTACGGTGTGTCCTCCGCATTCAGTGGCACCGCCCTCTACGCCGGCGTCTCCGCCGTCATCGGCCTGCTGGCACTGTGGATGTTCGTCATCCGCCAGCGTCGTATCGAGCATCCGCTGATCGACCTGCGTCCGTTCTCCAGTGCCCCGTTCGTGTTCGGCGTGCTGATGACCATGCTCGGCCTGCTGTTCGTGTTCGCGATGAACGTCACCATTCCGCTGTTCCTGCAGGCCGCACACGGTATGGCGCCGCTGGGCGCCTCGCTCGCGCTCGCACCGGGAATCCTCCTCACCGTCGTGATGGGGCCGGTGGCAGGTCGCCTGTTCGACCGCCACGGTGGTCGTTGGTCGATTCCGCTCGGATTCCTCATCATGGCCGTCTTCGTCACCCTGGTCGGGGTGGCTGCCGGCTACTCATCGATCCTGCTCTTCGCACTGCTCTACATTCCGGCCGTGCTGGCCACTGCGTTCGTCATCGGACCGTCGCAGACCTTCGCCCTGTCCCACCTCGACCGGGAAACCAGCCCGCACGGTGTCACGGTGGTCTCCACCAGCTTCCAGATCGCCGGTTGCGTGGGCACCTCCCTGGCCGCCGGCATTTACGGTGCTCTGACCACCGCGAACCTGAACGCCGGAAACAACGAGTTCGACTCGCTGCTCACCGGCTTCCGCGGTGCTGTCGTCCTGGTGGTCGTCACCTCGCTGATCGGCATCCTCCTGGCGTTCCTCGCCTACCGCTCGGCGCAGTCCCAGCGCTCGACCGATACTGCCCAGAGCCCGGAGAACACCGTCGAGTCGATCATGAAGTCCGACGTCTACGCCCTGTCCTCCGACCAGACGGTGCTGGAGGCTCTGCAGACCTTCGCTGAACGCGGCATCTCCGGGGCACCGATCATCGATACGGACGGCTCCCTGGCAGGCTTCCTCTCCGATGGTGACGTCATGCGCTACCTGTCCGCAGCTCACCCGTCCTCCACGTCGATCTATTCCTACGCGATCGGTGCCGACGAGGACCTGGAGCAGGCCATGTCCGATCTGGCGGGCCTGAACGTCATGAAGCTGGCCACCCACGACGTCCTCACCATCGACGTCGGCTCCTCGATCGCAGATGCTGTTGCGGCGGTGTCGGACGCGCATATCAAGAAGGTGCCGGTGGTCCGCGGCGAGAACGGCCAGGTTGTGGGCATCGTGAGCAGGTCCGCAATCAACCGCCTGGCAATCGCCGGCTACCTGCACACCCGTGGGGAAGCCCCGCAGATGGCGGACGCGACGGCACGCTGA
- the lysS gene encoding lysine--tRNA ligase — protein sequence MTDAKNPQASKADSGNDLPEQLRIRREKRARLLESGVEPYPVAVDRTTSLKDLREKFVVVKEDEDVEKREGVTYLAPGEETGAEVAVVGRVMFIRNTGKLCFATLQEGDGTQLQAMLSLAEVGEEALAGWKSDVDLGDFVSVRGRVVASRRGELSVMATAWTMASKSLRPLPVAFADMNEDQRVRHRYTDLIMREQARTNAMTRIMVMRALRHHLEDEGFLEIETPMLQTLHGGAAARPFRTHSNALDIDLYLRIAPELFLKRAVVGGIDRVFEVNRNFRNEGVDSTHSPEFAMLETYQAWGDYSDGAETIKNLVQAVAQEVFGSTTVTLSDGTEYDLGGEWPVIEMYPSLNEALAAKFPGQPEVTIDTGVEELKAIAEVIGLEVPAKGGWGHGKLVEEIWETLCEDQLEGPIFVKDFPVETSPLTRQHRSKPGVTEKWDLYVRGFELATGYSELVDPVIQRERFEDQARLAAGGDDEAMVLDEDFLAAMEQGMPPTAGCGMGIDRLLMALTGLGIRETVLFPMVKPEPRQ from the coding sequence GTGACCGACGCAAAGAATCCTCAGGCAAGCAAGGCCGATTCCGGCAACGATCTTCCCGAGCAGCTGCGCATCCGCCGCGAGAAGCGTGCCCGCCTGCTGGAGTCCGGCGTTGAGCCGTACCCCGTCGCCGTCGACCGCACCACCTCGCTGAAGGACCTGCGCGAGAAGTTCGTGGTCGTCAAGGAGGATGAGGACGTCGAGAAGCGCGAGGGCGTGACCTACCTGGCCCCCGGCGAGGAGACCGGGGCCGAGGTCGCGGTCGTCGGCCGCGTCATGTTCATCCGCAACACCGGCAAGCTGTGCTTCGCCACCCTCCAGGAGGGCGACGGCACCCAGCTGCAGGCCATGCTCTCGCTCGCCGAGGTCGGCGAGGAAGCGCTCGCCGGCTGGAAGTCGGACGTGGACCTGGGCGACTTCGTCTCCGTGCGCGGCCGCGTGGTCGCCTCCCGCCGCGGCGAGCTGTCCGTGATGGCCACCGCCTGGACGATGGCCTCGAAGTCCCTGCGCCCGCTGCCCGTGGCCTTCGCCGACATGAACGAGGACCAGCGGGTGCGTCACCGCTACACCGACCTCATCATGCGTGAGCAGGCCCGCACCAACGCCATGACCCGCATCATGGTCATGCGCGCCCTGCGCCACCACCTCGAGGACGAGGGCTTCCTGGAGATCGAGACGCCGATGCTCCAGACCCTGCACGGCGGCGCCGCGGCCCGTCCCTTCCGGACCCACTCCAACGCGCTCGACATCGATCTCTACCTGCGGATCGCGCCCGAGCTGTTCCTCAAGCGCGCCGTCGTCGGCGGCATCGACCGCGTCTTCGAGGTCAACCGCAACTTCCGCAACGAGGGCGTGGACTCCACCCACAGCCCGGAGTTCGCGATGCTGGAGACCTACCAGGCCTGGGGTGACTACTCCGATGGCGCCGAGACGATCAAGAACCTCGTCCAGGCGGTCGCGCAGGAGGTCTTCGGCTCCACCACCGTCACGCTGTCCGACGGCACCGAGTACGACCTCGGCGGCGAGTGGCCGGTCATCGAGATGTACCCCTCCCTGAACGAGGCGCTGGCGGCGAAGTTCCCCGGCCAGCCCGAGGTGACCATCGACACAGGTGTCGAGGAGCTCAAGGCGATCGCGGAGGTCATCGGCCTCGAGGTCCCGGCCAAGGGCGGCTGGGGCCACGGCAAGCTCGTCGAGGAGATCTGGGAGACGCTGTGTGAGGACCAGCTCGAGGGCCCGATCTTCGTCAAGGACTTCCCCGTCGAGACCTCCCCGCTGACCCGCCAGCACCGCTCCAAGCCGGGCGTGACCGAGAAGTGGGATCTCTACGTCCGCGGCTTCGAGCTGGCCACCGGATACTCCGAACTCGTCGACCCCGTCATCCAGCGCGAGCGGTTCGAGGACCAGGCCCGCCTGGCCGCCGGCGGCGACGACGAGGCCATGGTGCTAGACGAGGACTTCCTCGCCGCCATGGAGCAGGGCATGCCGCCGACCGCGGGCTGCGGCATGGGCATCGACCGCCTGCTCATGGCCCTGACCGGCCTGGGCATCCGCGAGACCGTGCTCTTCCCGATGGTCAAGCCGGAACCGAGGCAGTAG
- a CDS encoding SPFH domain-containing protein, which produces MTTPPHPSDHDPDPATDQDVSPVPGAEVADRPVGHDGARVDVTEQPTWTAGAGAAAATLVVTLILLFGGIGLAIWGIFLMDGNGDGGPALLTLGILAALVSFILMPMIKIISPGHTHVVQFFGRYLGTNRRTGLSLIPPLSYSTKVSVRVRNFETSEIKVNDLGGNPVMIGAIIVWQVADTAKATFSVEDVEEFIQSQSESALRHVATSHPYDGGTANNPSLSGSTDLVSRELADEVAARVKVAGLEILEARISALSYAPEIAQSMLQRQQATAIVDARETIVDGAVSMVESALAELERKEIVDLDPERRAAMVSNLLVVLCSDTNAQPMINTGSLYT; this is translated from the coding sequence ATGACCACTCCCCCACACCCCTCCGACCACGACCCTGACCCGGCGACCGACCAGGACGTCTCCCCCGTCCCTGGGGCCGAGGTCGCCGACCGCCCCGTCGGTCACGATGGTGCCCGGGTCGACGTCACCGAGCAGCCGACCTGGACCGCCGGGGCCGGCGCCGCCGCAGCCACACTCGTCGTCACGCTCATCCTCCTCTTCGGTGGCATCGGCCTGGCCATCTGGGGAATCTTCCTGATGGACGGCAACGGCGACGGCGGCCCCGCACTGCTCACCCTCGGTATTCTCGCGGCACTCGTGTCCTTCATCCTGATGCCGATGATCAAGATCATCTCGCCCGGCCACACCCACGTGGTCCAGTTCTTCGGCCGCTACCTGGGCACCAACCGCCGCACCGGACTCTCCCTGATCCCGCCACTGTCCTACTCCACCAAGGTCAGCGTGCGGGTGCGCAACTTCGAGACCAGCGAGATCAAGGTCAACGACCTGGGCGGCAACCCGGTGATGATCGGGGCGATCATCGTCTGGCAGGTCGCCGACACCGCCAAGGCCACCTTCTCCGTGGAGGACGTCGAGGAGTTCATCCAGTCCCAGTCCGAGTCCGCCCTGCGGCACGTGGCCACCTCCCACCCCTACGACGGCGGCACGGCCAACAACCCCTCCCTGTCCGGTTCGACGGACCTGGTCTCCCGTGAGCTGGCCGATGAGGTCGCCGCGCGGGTGAAGGTCGCCGGCCTGGAGATCCTCGAGGCCCGCATCTCCGCCCTGTCCTACGCCCCCGAGATTGCGCAGTCGATGCTGCAACGCCAGCAGGCCACGGCGATCGTCGACGCCCGCGAGACCATCGTCGATGGTGCGGTGTCCATGGTGGAATCCGCCCTCGCCGAGCTGGAGCGCAAGGAGATCGTGGATCTGGACCCGGAGCGGCGCGCCGCGATGGTGTCCAATCTGCTGGTCGTCCTGTGCTCGGACACCAACGCGCAGCCGATGATCAACACCGGCAGCCTCTACACTTAG
- a CDS encoding DUF456 domain-containing protein, protein MDTTTLEAIITIVAGLLLAVGVLGTIFPILPGSVLVIITLVAWAWLVGSTASWTAALIGVVLALIGMSASLVLTGRKMRRERIPNGPVVAGVVVGIVGMFIIPVVGLFLGFAVGLLIAELVRRRDLAAAWRSSWEAMKSMGLGMLLEFVFASLATSAFVIGALIHFFT, encoded by the coding sequence ATGGACACCACCACCCTTGAAGCCATCATCACCATCGTCGCCGGGTTACTGCTCGCGGTCGGCGTGTTGGGCACGATCTTCCCGATTCTGCCCGGATCCGTCCTGGTGATCATCACTCTTGTCGCGTGGGCCTGGCTGGTCGGATCGACCGCGTCCTGGACGGCAGCCCTGATCGGCGTTGTGCTCGCGCTGATCGGAATGAGCGCATCCCTCGTACTGACGGGACGCAAGATGCGCCGGGAACGCATCCCGAACGGACCGGTGGTGGCCGGCGTCGTGGTGGGCATTGTGGGAATGTTCATCATCCCGGTTGTCGGGCTGTTCCTCGGTTTCGCCGTCGGCCTGCTGATCGCCGAGCTGGTCCGTCGACGAGACCTCGCCGCGGCCTGGCGCTCCTCGTGGGAGGCGATGAAGTCCATGGGACTCGGCATGCTGCTCGAGTTCGTCTTTGCCTCGCTGGCCACCTCGGCGTTCGTCATCGGAGCCTTGATCCATTTCTTCACGTGA
- a CDS encoding globin domain-containing protein, translating into MFVTTQPTRTRHLTPEHEETIKATLPLVGGQIEEIARVFYRTMFGNHPELLANTFNRGNQKSSAQQKALAASIATFAKTLVDPEAPDPVDLLGRIAHKHVSLGITEDQYQVVHDNLFAAIVEVLGADVVTADVAEAWDEVYWLMAETLIGHEDALYASANVEPGDVFRDVTVTAKEELTGTVTMFTLSGEGLTKPRPGQYTSVGVKLPDGARQLRQYSLLDGSADEYRIAVARDGEVSAFLQDNVEVGDRVQATLAAGDLVLAEGSDAPVVLASNGIGSTPMVGMLARLVENGSDREIVVLHGDDSEATDAQREQTRALVEQLPNASLHTFYRDNGELVTVDAVPADADVYLCGGNQFLQSMRAQLAGLPEGRAPREVHYELFSPNDWLL; encoded by the coding sequence TTGTTCGTCACCACCCAGCCCACCCGCACCCGTCACCTCACCCCGGAGCACGAGGAGACCATCAAGGCGACGCTGCCGCTCGTCGGCGGTCAGATCGAAGAGATCGCCCGGGTCTTCTACCGCACCATGTTCGGCAATCACCCGGAACTGCTGGCCAACACCTTCAACCGCGGCAACCAGAAGAGCTCCGCCCAGCAGAAGGCGCTGGCCGCCTCCATCGCCACCTTCGCGAAGACCCTGGTGGATCCCGAGGCTCCGGACCCGGTCGACCTGCTGGGCCGCATCGCCCACAAGCACGTCTCCCTGGGCATCACCGAGGACCAGTACCAGGTCGTCCACGACAACCTCTTCGCCGCGATCGTGGAGGTGCTGGGTGCGGACGTCGTCACCGCCGACGTCGCCGAGGCCTGGGACGAGGTCTACTGGCTGATGGCCGAGACCCTCATCGGCCACGAGGACGCGCTCTACGCCTCCGCCAACGTCGAACCGGGCGACGTCTTCCGCGACGTCACCGTCACGGCCAAGGAGGAGCTCACCGGCACGGTCACCATGTTCACCCTCAGCGGCGAGGGACTGACGAAGCCGCGCCCGGGCCAGTACACCTCCGTCGGTGTGAAGTTGCCCGACGGTGCCCGTCAGCTGCGTCAGTACTCCCTGCTCGACGGCTCGGCCGACGAGTACCGCATCGCCGTCGCCCGGGACGGTGAGGTCTCCGCCTTCCTGCAGGACAATGTCGAGGTCGGCGACAGGGTGCAGGCCACCCTCGCCGCCGGTGACCTCGTCCTGGCCGAGGGCAGCGACGCCCCGGTGGTGCTGGCCTCCAACGGCATCGGCTCCACCCCGATGGTCGGCATGCTCGCCCGCCTGGTCGAGAACGGCTCCGACCGGGAGATCGTGGTGCTCCACGGCGATGACAGCGAGGCCACGGACGCGCAGCGGGAGCAGACCCGCGCGCTTGTCGAGCAGCTGCCGAACGCCAGCCTGCACACCTTCTACCGCGACAACGGTGAGCTCGTCACCGTCGACGCGGTGCCGGCCGACGCCGATGTCTACCTGTGCGGCGGTAACCAGTTCCTGCAGAGCATGCGCGCCCAGCTCGCCGGGCTGCCCGAGGGCAGGGCCCCGCGCGAGGTCCACTACGAGCTGTTCTCCCCGAACGACTGGCTGCTCTAG
- a CDS encoding PhoX family protein, which yields MALKGLNLLTNKFTSSRSSMTCEYKCGNACFGECDNKSDNPYFGDLMSRRSALKAGGLTVLTVGGAAALAAPAAAQSSLSSWGSSSSSLPGSSNNGGTGHVSAPGLQFTPVEPNTLDDVVVPAGYEQSVLIAWGDPVIEGAPGFDINNQTPEAAARQFGFNNDFAGLLAHPSDPNRLVYVANHEYTTEPDMHPNYDSENPTREQVEIGWAGHGMTVLEVSKVAGSGELKREFGPLNRRITATTPFRLVGPAAGSDHVKTSADQTGTHVLGTLNNCAGGVTPWGTILSGEENFNQYFANARGDLDPRVKESLDRFGIGEGESGRKWERFDDRFDVAKEPNEVNRFGYIVELNPLDPDSTPVKHTALGRFKHEAGNVHITGDGTVVCYSGDDSRFEYLYKFVSSKKMIEGNLEHNMTILDAGTLYVARMDGDSPQSEIDGSGELPSDGEFDGTGTWAPLLTAHADGTAESHVEGFSADEVAVFTREAADVVGATKLDRPEDVEASPKTGKVYMALTNNSYRGATGENADRSKEGVMEYAPIKENKNGLVMEIDDDHAGTGFTWNLLLVCGDPDEAYTYFGGFDKSRVSPISCPDNLAFDSHGNLWVSTDGNALGSNDGLYAVDVEGENRGELKCFLTVPQTAETCGPIINDERVLVSVQHPGEADGATVENPASHWPGGGNSNPRPAVVVAWKADGGRIGVEA from the coding sequence GTGGCACTGAAGGGCCTCAACCTTCTCACCAATAAATTCACCTCAAGCCGCAGCTCCATGACCTGTGAGTACAAGTGCGGCAACGCCTGCTTCGGCGAGTGTGACAACAAGTCCGACAACCCGTACTTCGGCGATCTGATGTCGCGCCGCTCCGCGCTGAAGGCGGGCGGCCTGACCGTCCTGACCGTCGGTGGCGCCGCGGCCCTGGCGGCCCCGGCCGCCGCACAGAGCTCCCTGTCCTCCTGGGGCAGCTCCTCGTCCTCTCTCCCCGGCAGCAGCAACAACGGCGGCACCGGGCACGTCTCCGCCCCGGGCCTGCAGTTCACCCCGGTCGAGCCGAACACCCTCGACGACGTCGTCGTCCCCGCCGGGTACGAGCAGTCCGTGCTCATCGCCTGGGGCGACCCGGTCATCGAGGGCGCACCCGGGTTCGACATCAACAACCAGACCCCCGAGGCCGCCGCGCGGCAGTTCGGCTTCAACAATGACTTCGCCGGCCTGCTCGCGCACCCGTCCGATCCGAACCGCCTGGTGTACGTGGCCAACCACGAGTACACCACCGAGCCGGACATGCACCCGAACTACGATTCGGAGAACCCGACCAGGGAGCAGGTCGAGATCGGCTGGGCCGGCCACGGCATGACCGTCCTCGAGGTGTCCAAGGTCGCCGGCTCCGGTGAGCTGAAGCGCGAATTCGGACCGCTCAACCGCCGCATCACCGCCACCACCCCGTTCCGCCTGGTCGGTCCGGCCGCCGGCTCCGACCATGTCAAGACCTCCGCCGACCAGACCGGTACCCACGTCCTGGGTACCCTGAACAACTGCGCCGGCGGCGTCACCCCGTGGGGCACCATCCTCTCCGGCGAGGAGAACTTCAACCAGTACTTCGCCAACGCCAGGGGCGACCTTGACCCGCGCGTGAAGGAGTCCCTGGACCGCTTCGGCATCGGCGAAGGCGAGTCGGGCCGCAAGTGGGAGCGCTTCGACGACCGTTTCGACGTCGCCAAGGAACCGAACGAGGTCAACCGCTTCGGATACATCGTCGAGCTCAACCCGCTCGACCCGGACTCCACCCCGGTCAAGCACACTGCCCTGGGCCGCTTCAAGCACGAGGCCGGCAACGTCCACATCACCGGCGACGGCACCGTCGTCTGCTACTCCGGTGACGACTCCCGCTTCGAGTACCTCTACAAGTTCGTCTCCTCGAAGAAGATGATCGAGGGCAACCTCGAGCACAACATGACCATCCTCGACGCCGGCACCCTGTACGTCGCCCGCATGGACGGCGACTCCCCGCAGAGCGAGATCGACGGCTCCGGCGAGCTCCCGTCCGACGGTGAATTCGACGGCACCGGCACCTGGGCCCCGCTGCTGACCGCCCACGCCGACGGCACCGCCGAGTCCCACGTCGAGGGCTTCTCCGCCGACGAAGTGGCCGTCTTCACCCGCGAGGCCGCAGATGTCGTGGGCGCGACCAAGCTGGACCGCCCGGAGGACGTCGAGGCCTCCCCGAAGACCGGCAAGGTCTACATGGCGCTGACCAACAACTCCTACCGCGGCGCCACCGGCGAGAACGCCGACCGCAGCAAGGAGGGCGTCATGGAGTACGCCCCCATCAAGGAGAACAAGAACGGCCTGGTCATGGAGATCGACGACGACCACGCCGGTACCGGATTCACCTGGAACCTGCTGCTCGTCTGCGGCGATCCGGACGAGGCCTACACCTACTTCGGCGGCTTCGACAAGTCCCGGGTCTCCCCGATCTCCTGCCCGGACAACCTGGCCTTCGACTCCCACGGCAACCTGTGGGTCTCCACCGACGGCAACGCTCTGGGCTCCAACGACGGCCTGTACGCCGTGGACGTCGAGGGGGAGAACCGCGGCGAGCTCAAGTGCTTCCTCACCGTCCCGCAGACCGCCGAGACCTGCGGCCCGATCATCAACGACGAGCGCGTCCTGGTCAGCGTCCAGCACCCGGGTGAGGCCGACGGCGCGACCGTCGAGAACCCGGCCTCCCACTGGCCGGGTGGCGGCAACTCCAACCCGCGTCCGGCAGTGGTCGTCGCCTGGAAGGCCGACGGCGGCCGCATCGGCGTCGAGGCGTAA
- a CDS encoding carbon starvation CstA family protein, protein MNSLILVGIGLAMMIAGYLLYSRFLGKRIYQLSPSYRTPAHTMKDGVDYVPTNKYVLWGHHFTSVAGAAPIVGPAVAVIWGWLPAFIWVTVGTVFIAGMHDLGALWASQRHKGQSIGTLSGRYIGARGRNLFLVVIFLLLLMVVAAFAVVISGLLVSTPTAVIPTWGAIIVALLIGQAIYRFHWNLPIVSVVGVVALYSLMIIGDRFPIVLPESTFGLSPAALWILLLFIYGGVASLLPVWVLLQPRDYINGLQLFVGLGILYAAFLFTAPTVVAPAVNSAVPEGTPSMFPLLFVTIACGAISGFHGIVASGTSSKQLDKETDARFVGYFGAVGEGLLSLGTIVATTAGFRTIAEWESIYTAFNEGGVGAFVEGGGNLINEGLGIPVSLSATILATMAVLFAATTMDTGVRLQRLVVQEIGEIMGVKLGALVATVIVVVVGLALTFSAGGDGSGGMLIWPLFGTTNQLMAALTLSIICVILTRLRRPTWMILIPLVFVLVMSLWALVVQLGQFLADGNWLLLFLDVVILIAALWVTVEAFGAMNRARREPAVVWSDDDVDAPAPARAGTGDDSTDDDVLADRRL, encoded by the coding sequence ATGAACTCCCTGATTCTCGTCGGCATCGGCCTGGCCATGATGATCGCCGGGTACCTGCTCTACTCCAGATTCCTGGGCAAACGCATCTACCAGCTCTCCCCCTCCTACCGCACCCCGGCCCACACCATGAAGGACGGGGTCGACTACGTCCCGACCAACAAGTACGTGCTGTGGGGCCACCACTTCACCTCCGTCGCCGGCGCCGCCCCGATCGTGGGCCCGGCCGTCGCCGTCATCTGGGGCTGGTTGCCGGCCTTCATCTGGGTCACGGTCGGCACCGTCTTCATCGCCGGCATGCACGACCTCGGCGCACTCTGGGCCTCGCAACGCCACAAGGGCCAGTCCATCGGCACCCTGTCCGGCCGCTACATCGGCGCCCGGGGACGCAACCTGTTCCTGGTGGTCATCTTCCTGCTGCTGCTCATGGTCGTTGCGGCCTTCGCCGTGGTCATCTCCGGCCTCCTGGTCTCCACTCCGACGGCGGTCATCCCGACCTGGGGAGCGATCATCGTCGCCCTGCTCATCGGTCAGGCCATCTACCGCTTCCACTGGAATCTGCCGATCGTCTCGGTCGTCGGCGTCGTCGCCCTCTACTCCCTGATGATCATCGGCGACCGGTTCCCGATCGTGCTGCCGGAGTCCACCTTCGGGCTGAGCCCGGCCGCGTTGTGGATCCTCCTGCTCTTCATCTACGGGGGCGTCGCCTCCCTGCTGCCCGTGTGGGTGCTGCTGCAGCCGCGTGACTACATCAACGGTCTCCAGCTGTTCGTCGGCCTGGGCATCCTCTACGCGGCCTTCCTGTTCACCGCCCCCACGGTCGTCGCCCCGGCGGTCAACTCCGCCGTGCCCGAGGGCACGCCGTCGATGTTCCCGCTGCTGTTCGTCACCATCGCTTGCGGCGCGATCTCCGGCTTCCACGGCATCGTCGCCTCCGGCACCTCCTCCAAGCAGCTGGACAAGGAGACCGACGCCCGCTTCGTCGGTTACTTCGGCGCCGTCGGGGAGGGTCTGCTCTCGCTGGGCACGATCGTCGCCACCACCGCGGGTTTCCGCACCATCGCCGAGTGGGAGTCGATCTACACCGCCTTCAACGAAGGCGGCGTCGGCGCCTTCGTCGAGGGCGGCGGCAACCTGATCAACGAGGGCCTGGGCATCCCGGTGTCCCTGTCCGCCACCATCCTCGCCACCATGGCCGTCCTGTTCGCGGCCACCACGATGGACACGGGGGTGCGCCTGCAGCGCCTGGTCGTCCAGGAGATCGGCGAGATCATGGGTGTGAAGCTCGGTGCCCTGGTCGCCACCGTGATCGTCGTGGTCGTGGGACTGGCCCTGACCTTCTCCGCCGGCGGCGACGGCTCGGGCGGCATGCTCATCTGGCCGCTGTTCGGCACCACCAACCAGCTGATGGCCGCCCTGACGCTGTCCATCATCTGCGTCATCCTCACCCGCCTGCGCCGCCCGACCTGGATGATCCTCATCCCGCTGGTCTTCGTGCTGGTGATGAGCCTGTGGGCGCTGGTCGTCCAGCTCGGACAGTTCCTCGCGGACGGGAACTGGCTGCTGCTGTTCCTCGACGTCGTCATCCTCATCGCCGCCCTGTGGGTCACCGTCGAGGCCTTCGGCGCGATGAACCGCGCCCGCCGCGAGCCGGCGGTGGTCTGGTCCGACGACGATGTCGACGCCCCCGCCCCGGCGCGGGCCGGCACCGGGGACGACAGCACGGACGACGACGTCCTGGCCGACCGGAGGTTGTGA
- a CDS encoding cory-CC-star protein has protein sequence MAGLLARLRAASDALTEYYAAPYRASFARAQRQEDDLFMMLVLSEALGVPNPASYYTLELLPVVYEDFHDWHRRMGMEHSPLENISCC, from the coding sequence GTGGCCGGGCTCCTCGCGCGCCTGCGCGCCGCCTCCGACGCCCTGACAGAGTACTACGCCGCCCCCTACCGGGCGAGCTTCGCCCGGGCGCAGCGGCAGGAGGACGACCTGTTCATGATGCTGGTCCTCTCCGAGGCGCTCGGGGTGCCCAACCCCGCCAGCTACTACACCCTCGAGCTCCTGCCCGTGGTCTACGAGGACTTCCACGACTGGCACCGGCGCATGGGCATGGAGCACTCCCCGCTGGAGAACATCTCATGCTGTTAG